The genomic window GTGAGTTGTTAATGAACCCACCTCATTCGTTGACTTTATGTGATCTAATCTTTCTATCAAGCATGCCTTtcattatattataaagtaGGGGCCCATGAATCtattctctgttttttttttgattcaGTGCTTAGCCCTTGAATCTAATTGAATCTAAAAAGAATACAGAATATAGAAAATAAGAATCCACTTTGAATtcgaatgaaatatatatattattgttatattgatattgttattgtttccaGATATCTCAATTGATCAAATTCGAAGCAATTGCCCTCTTTTGATAACTGCCCGAAAGAACCGCTTCAAATAATAAAGATTGTTCTATTCAGATTTTGAGACGAAGGAGCGCCCTGTCTATATCAAGATCGCAATCAAATATGTCGAAAATTTTCGCGGGTTATCTAAACTATATAGAGTCTAGAGTCCagcaataattgaaaaaaaaaattaggaaaaatattatgcTGATCAAAAATGAGTGACAAAAAAAGACAGAAAAGGTATCATTACGTTTATCATTATGTTATAAGAAAGAAATCCACTTGTTTAGTTCTTTAGTTCTTAAGGAGCACAAAAGAAAGGATAAAAGGGGAGGGGCcgattgagaaaagaaaagtagagaaaatttacaagatatgatctATCTGTATCTCACGTATCAACTCCAAATATTGCAAATAAAAAGCGAAAGTCTTTATTTCGAAATACTTTGATATATGAGATGAATCCAGTATTTCGATTTCTTGCTTATTTTGTTACTGAATTAAGTTGAGCGGTTTTACATTTACAGACgcataaaaaactatttttgtggacaaaaaaaactgtttttttatgttatgaCTCTTCCGTATACGTCCGCTTTGGTTTGAATGGGCATTCTGAAGAAACTTCAGTTTAGTTCTGCTATAGAAAAAAGAGGATTCTTGGATTGAGCTTTTTCCTCCCGGCGAGAAAGCTTTTATTCTGCAATTCATTTCAAAAGACTTCAATCGGTACACGCAAAAAATAGGCCAATTCAGCAGCTTTTTGTTCAATTTCGCGGGGAGTCAAATTCTCATCAGTACGAGTCAAGGGAACGGCCCCCTGGCCTCTGATTTCCATATAAAGGACACGACGAGCATAAATACCCTCTTTAACTTCTATTCTGATGGACTGAATATCTTTCATAAGGAATCGTAGAAAGATGCGACGATTTTTTCCAGGAAAACCCCAACGAAAAATACATACTATTCCCTCCTTTCTATCGAATCGATCATAACCACTGCCTACATTCCAAAAAATTGTGCACCACAAATAGGAACTAATAAAGAGGCCTGCGATCCCATAGAAAGACATCACGATTCCTTGtggaaaaaaaactatttgcTGAGACGGAAATAAAGATATCAAATTCCTACCAAGATAACTAGAAGTTCCAACTAATAAAACCCTAATGAACCAAAAAAGGATAAAGGCCCAGCAGAAATTGCTTGTTTTTCGAGATCCCACTATAAATTCTATCCATATAGATTCTGATCGCCAACTCATACATACTAGATCCAGTTGCATTTTATTCGAATTGAGagaataaccaaaaaaattcgactttactttttttgtttCCGAAGTAACTCTCATCAACTAggactattttattttcttttcttttaaattcctttccgggtttttttttaaaatttaaatttaaaaggagttttaaaaaaaaaatttttttttttttttccaaaaaaattttatttaaaaaaaaaaaaattggaaattttccctttttttttttttaaaaattttttttttttaaagggaaaaaattttttttttaaaattaatttcccggggtttttttttttttaaagggcccctttaattttggaaatttgaaattaataaaaacccaaaatttttttcaaaaaatttttttttaaaattaaattttaattttaaaaaaaaactaaaaaccctttaaaccctttaaaaatttccttttttttaaaaaatttttaaaaaaaaagggggtttttttttcccttttggttaatttttttcccaaataaaaaaaaaaaggggggggaaattttttccccctttttttttaaagaaaaaaaaatttttttggggaaaaaataaacccaaaaaaacCCCCCAAACCCCCAAATTtttaaaggggaaaaaaaatttttgaattaaataaaaaagggaagtTTTTCCAAAGGGTAATTTCCCCTTCCTTCCCCCcccccaaaccaaaattaaaagggtaaaaaaggGTTTTTCCCCCGGGGTTTGAATTTCCCCTTTTCCTTCCcctttttaaaaacaaaaccttTAAAAGTTTTTGGAATTTTAATTGGGCCCGGGTTTTGTTTTCCCAAACcccttttccttttaaaaaaaaatttttattttttttaaaaaaaattttttaaaaaaaattttttttaagggtttttttccccaaaaattttcctttttttaaaaaatttttaaaaaatttaaatttttttaaggaaatttctttttttccccaaaattttaaaccttttccccaaaattttttcccggaaaatttaaatttttttaaatttaaaatttccatttccacaaaatttaaaaaaatttttttaaaaaaattccaaaaaattaaaaattaatttttgggtttttttaaaaaaggaaaataaaagggtttaaaaaaaaattcaattaaaaattattattccaaaaaaatttttttcccaaaaaaaatattgttctcaaaatttttttccattattaaaaa from Gossypium raimondii isolate GPD5lz unplaced genomic scaffold, ASM2569854v1 Contig00271, whole genome shotgun sequence includes these protein-coding regions:
- the LOC128037732 gene encoding photosystem I assembly protein Ycf4-like, with amino-acid sequence MRVTSETKKVKSNFFGYSLNSNKMQLDLVCMSWRSESIWIEFIVGSRKTSNFCWAFILFWFIRVLLVGTSSYLGRNLISLFPSQQIVFFPQGIVMSFYGIAGLFISSYLWCTIFWNVGSGYDRFDRKEGIVCIFRWGFPGKNRRIFLRFLMKDIQSIRIEVKEGIYARRVLYMEIRGQGAVPLTRTDENLTPREIEQKAAELAYFLRVPIEVF